From Riemerella anatipestifer ATCC 11845 = DSM 15868, a single genomic window includes:
- a CDS encoding SusD/RagB family nutrient-binding outer membrane lipoprotein produces the protein MKKIIKITSILGAVALGTGVATSLVSCESDVTSLNDDPKRPVVVPSGNLVASAEQTLMSQIMTASVNRNIYRFFTQQWSQTTYVDESNYDMVTRPISRTHYNYMMSSSAQNSSSPGVLSALRDAKKFLATENVSDVERKNKEAVIELLSVYAWANLVDTFGDVPYFDALQLTPDNKEAKYISPKYDDAETIYKDLFARIDAAVANINTSEGSYSTDIIYGGNMSKWKKMGNSLKFKLALNIADQNPVLSKQMAEAAYSAGLFSSMEDNFGLAKFPTGLFPNPVYLDVVASGRDDYLPSDILVNTMNATKDPRRAVWFTTVGGEYKGGVYGNSNSFGSFSHFTSVISGAEASGYLLDFTEISFLRAEAAARGYSVGGTKEDLFASAIKASMTEYGVSAADITTYLANNTLGSNWRKSIGEQAWVAMFNRGYQAWNFTRRLDYPKFENPENSTVEAVPIRMKYSDQEYVLNNANVSAAASKLKGGDKVSSRIFWDIY, from the coding sequence ATGAAAAAAATAATAAAGATAACAAGTATTTTGGGAGCTGTAGCTTTAGGGACAGGTGTTGCTACATCGTTAGTTTCTTGTGAAAGTGATGTAACCTCTCTAAATGATGATCCTAAACGTCCAGTAGTGGTTCCTTCAGGAAATCTGGTTGCTAGTGCTGAACAGACATTAATGTCACAAATAATGACAGCTAGTGTAAATAGAAATATATACAGATTTTTTACACAACAATGGTCTCAAACTACCTATGTAGATGAGTCTAATTATGATATGGTGACGAGACCTATCTCTAGGACTCATTATAATTATATGATGTCCTCGTCAGCTCAGAACTCTAGTTCTCCAGGGGTTTTATCTGCATTGAGAGATGCGAAGAAGTTTTTAGCAACTGAGAATGTATCGGATGTAGAGAGAAAGAACAAAGAGGCTGTTATTGAGTTGTTGAGTGTTTATGCGTGGGCTAATCTAGTAGATACATTCGGTGATGTGCCTTACTTTGATGCTTTACAATTGACACCAGACAATAAAGAAGCAAAGTACATCTCTCCTAAGTATGATGATGCTGAAACTATATATAAAGATTTATTTGCTAGAATAGATGCTGCTGTAGCCAATATAAATACCTCTGAGGGATCGTATTCTACTGATATAATCTATGGGGGTAATATGTCGAAATGGAAAAAAATGGGGAATTCTCTAAAGTTTAAATTAGCATTAAATATAGCGGATCAGAATCCTGTATTGTCAAAACAAATGGCTGAAGCGGCTTATAGTGCTGGACTTTTTTCTAGTATGGAGGATAATTTTGGTTTAGCTAAATTTCCTACGGGATTATTTCCGAACCCTGTTTATTTAGATGTCGTAGCGTCTGGAAGAGATGACTATTTACCATCAGATATTTTGGTAAATACAATGAATGCTACTAAAGATCCTAGAAGAGCAGTATGGTTTACGACTGTTGGCGGAGAATATAAGGGGGGAGTGTATGGAAATAGTAATTCATTTGGAAGTTTTTCTCACTTTACTAGTGTCATTTCAGGAGCCGAAGCTTCAGGGTATTTGCTGGACTTTACAGAAATATCATTTCTTAGAGCCGAAGCAGCTGCTAGAGGGTATTCTGTAGGAGGGACAAAAGAGGATTTATTTGCTTCTGCAATAAAGGCATCTATGACTGAATATGGAGTTTCTGCTGCTGATATAACAACCTATTTAGCAAATAATACTTTAGGGTCAAATTGGAGAAAGTCTATAGGGGAGCAAGCTTGGGTAGCTATGTTTAATAGAGGTTATCAGGCTTGGAACTTTACAAGAAGGTTAGATTATCCTAAATTTGAAAACCCAGAAAACTCTACAGTAGAAGCTGTGCCAATTAGAATGAAGTATTCTGACCAAGAATATGTTTTGAATAATGCAAATGTGTCAGCTGCTGCAAGTAAGTTAAAAGGAGGAGATAAAGTATCGTCTCGTATATTTTGGGATATTTACTAG
- a CDS encoding SusC/RagA family TonB-linked outer membrane protein, producing MKKLTTSVLAVVLTSSFVTVDAQKVKKDSVTKTTQIEGVVMTALGVKREKKSLGYASTEVKAEALTSGTTNTGNVASLLSGKVAGLQVNTNNNFGGSSNLLIRGFKSLTGNSSPLIVIDGSPVNNATLSGQFDYGNFLSDINQEDIESMNVLKGAAASALYGERGSNGVIVITTKNGKGKGTNWGVTLQSSVNVGFIDKSTFPKYQKRYGAGYGPYYGPNEDSYFNTAPDGRYEVPFSEDASYGAEFDPNLLVYQWNSYDPTSPNFGKATPWVAAKNGPLAFFETPVTTVNSISLEKGDKNGNISLNYTNMLSNGLLPNSNLRKNSLSTKFNYAFTDKLTATVYSALTLQNTVGRNETGYSDNIVTNFRQWWQTNVDILELRDAYYRSGEQNVTWNRKSATNSAPAYWNNPYFQRYKSYQSDDRVRSFSYAQLRYEVSKNLGVTAKLSHDNLAMLIEERLALGTLPQSFGTSGNDVSSGYARNNRTSTETNFDLFANYKFNITSDLGVTGIVGGNVRRNKYDNVYQSTEGGLVADGLYAISNSASTVLAPIENVATYVTSGAYATASFDYKKMLFVDATYRFDKSSNLPKGSNVYGYPSLTGTFIISELVKPSWLSFWKVRANYAEVGASTDPYKLRNTYSVRGMFVNSGLFDQPNFLANPYLKPERSKEFETGMEMQFFKNRLGFDIAYYKTRTFDQIINLPISSASGYRSMLINAGQVNNTGIEVQVNGTPIKTANFRWDIDVNWAQNRSEVVSLFPGVDNYLLASYQGGVSLNARVGQPFGVLVGTDYRYDANGNKVIDPKTGRYYREANQVIGNITPDWTGGVRNSFHYKGLSVSFLIDVKKGGNVFSTDMYYGLATGLYEETAVGDYRTKGVVWDGVNPNGNVNTTYTIGAGAFGNVDGYRRMPAKRFVYDASYVKLREASIGYNLPKSLLKDTFITDAKVSIVGRNLWIIHKNLPYADPEAGTGGGLSARGNSIGVLPTTRDIGIDVTFKF from the coding sequence ATGAAGAAATTAACAACAAGTGTTTTAGCTGTAGTTCTTACTTCATCTTTTGTAACAGTAGATGCACAAAAGGTAAAGAAGGATTCAGTGACTAAGACAACTCAAATTGAGGGAGTGGTAATGACTGCTCTTGGGGTTAAAAGAGAAAAAAAATCTCTTGGATATGCCTCAACTGAAGTTAAGGCAGAAGCTTTAACTTCAGGAACAACCAATACAGGTAATGTGGCTTCTTTACTATCTGGTAAGGTTGCAGGATTACAGGTTAATACTAATAATAACTTTGGAGGTTCTTCCAATCTATTGATTAGGGGCTTTAAGTCTCTTACGGGAAACAGTAGCCCACTAATTGTAATAGATGGGTCTCCAGTTAACAATGCTACACTTTCGGGGCAGTTTGATTACGGTAACTTTTTGTCTGATATAAATCAAGAAGATATTGAGTCAATGAATGTGCTTAAAGGTGCTGCGGCATCGGCATTATATGGTGAAAGAGGAAGTAATGGTGTTATTGTGATAACAACGAAAAATGGTAAAGGTAAGGGAACGAATTGGGGAGTAACTTTACAATCGTCTGTTAATGTAGGGTTTATTGATAAATCAACCTTTCCTAAATATCAGAAAAGATATGGAGCAGGTTATGGACCTTATTATGGTCCTAATGAGGACTCGTATTTCAATACAGCACCTGATGGTAGATACGAGGTTCCGTTTAGTGAGGATGCATCTTATGGTGCGGAGTTTGATCCAAATTTACTTGTGTATCAGTGGAATTCATACGATCCAACATCGCCTAATTTTGGTAAAGCAACTCCTTGGGTTGCAGCTAAAAATGGACCTTTAGCTTTTTTTGAAACACCTGTTACTACAGTTAACTCTATAAGTTTAGAGAAAGGTGATAAAAATGGAAATATTAGTTTAAACTATACTAATATGCTTTCCAATGGTTTGTTACCAAATTCCAATTTAAGAAAGAATTCATTATCTACTAAGTTTAACTATGCATTTACGGATAAGTTAACGGCTACAGTGTATTCAGCATTAACTTTACAGAATACTGTGGGTAGAAATGAAACAGGGTATTCAGACAATATAGTTACAAATTTTAGACAATGGTGGCAAACCAATGTGGATATTTTGGAATTGAGGGATGCTTACTATAGAAGTGGAGAGCAGAATGTTACATGGAACAGAAAATCGGCTACTAATTCAGCCCCTGCTTATTGGAATAACCCTTATTTTCAAAGATATAAGAGTTATCAATCTGATGACAGAGTGAGAAGCTTTAGTTATGCTCAGCTAAGATATGAGGTGTCTAAAAACTTAGGAGTAACGGCTAAACTATCGCATGATAATTTGGCGATGCTTATTGAAGAAAGATTAGCATTAGGGACATTACCTCAAAGTTTTGGTACTTCAGGTAACGATGTTTCGTCTGGTTATGCAAGGAATAATAGAACTTCTACAGAGACAAACTTTGATTTATTTGCTAATTATAAATTTAATATTACTTCAGATTTAGGAGTTACGGGTATTGTGGGAGGTAATGTTAGAAGAAATAAGTACGATAATGTTTATCAATCAACAGAAGGAGGATTAGTAGCAGATGGTCTTTATGCTATTTCTAACTCTGCATCTACTGTGCTTGCTCCTATCGAGAATGTGGCTACTTATGTTACATCGGGAGCTTATGCTACGGCTTCTTTTGATTATAAGAAGATGTTATTTGTTGATGCAACATATCGTTTTGATAAGAGTTCAAACTTACCGAAAGGTAGTAATGTATATGGGTACCCGTCTTTAACAGGGACTTTCATTATATCAGAGTTAGTTAAACCATCTTGGCTTAGTTTTTGGAAGGTAAGAGCCAACTATGCAGAAGTTGGGGCTTCAACAGATCCGTACAAGTTGAGAAATACCTATAGTGTTAGAGGAATGTTTGTAAACTCTGGTCTTTTTGATCAGCCTAATTTCTTGGCTAATCCTTATTTGAAACCAGAAAGATCTAAAGAGTTTGAAACAGGTATGGAAATGCAGTTCTTTAAAAATAGATTAGGCTTTGATATAGCTTACTATAAGACGAGAACTTTTGATCAAATTATTAACTTGCCAATATCTTCTGCTTCAGGGTATAGAAGTATGTTGATTAATGCTGGACAAGTTAATAACACAGGTATAGAAGTACAGGTGAATGGTACACCAATTAAAACGGCTAATTTCCGTTGGGATATAGATGTAAACTGGGCACAAAATAGAAGTGAAGTTGTATCACTATTCCCAGGGGTTGATAATTATTTGTTAGCATCTTATCAAGGAGGGGTTTCTCTTAATGCTAGAGTAGGGCAACCATTTGGGGTGCTAGTAGGTACAGATTATAGATATGATGCTAATGGAAATAAAGTAATAGATCCTAAAACAGGACGTTATTATAGAGAAGCAAATCAGGTTATTGGGAATATAACTCCAGATTGGACAGGAGGAGTTAGAAACAGTTTTCATTACAAAGGATTATCTGTTAGCTTCTTGATAGATGTTAAGAAAGGAGGAAATGTGTTCTCTACGGATATGTATTATGGCTTAGCTACTGGTTTATATGAAGAAACTGCAGTAGGAGATTATAGAACTAAAGGAGTAGTATGGGATGGTGTTAACCCTAATGGTAATGTAAACACAACTTATACTATAGGGGCTGGTGCGTTTGGAAATGTTGATGGATATAGAAGAATGCCAGCTAAAAGGTTTGTTTATGACGCATCTTATGTGAAGTTGAGAGAGGCAAGTATAGGCTATAACTTACCAAAGTCGTTATTAAAAGATACATTTATAACAGATGCTAAAGTGTCTATAGTAGGTAGAAACTTATGGATTATACACAAAAATTTACCTTATGCTGATCCAGAAGCAGGAACAGGTGGAGGACTCTCTGCAAGAGGAAACTCTATAGGGGTGCTACCTACTACTAGAGATATAGGTATAGATGTAACATTTAAATTTTAA
- a CDS encoding GlmU family protein: MQIVFSDAQYWGNFLPLTFTRPIAEMRCGILTFSERWQKLLDIQHTAYITEDYLQNKFPKPQAEESLFLVPNFIPTENVLNQIKDLKLGEALVYEDKLIAARVNMKDFSLKQIEKMTDITEPLTFFKRPSDLFAFNDKAIDFDFELITKGRTSQPLSETNGFLGNPENLFIEEGASVEYATINCQKGKIYIGKNTEVMEGCNLRGPIALCNNAIFNLGAKIYGATTIGPYCKIGGEVNNIIFFGYSNKGHDGFLGNSVVGEWCNFGADTNSSNLKNNYATVKLWNYQSKKFEDSGLQFCGLIMGDHSKTAINTQLNTGTIVGVAANIFKSGFPPNLVENFSWGGQRGDEKFNLKKAYEVAEKVMQRRNVTFSEDDQNILKWIYENY, translated from the coding sequence ATGCAAATTGTATTTTCTGACGCCCAATACTGGGGAAATTTCCTTCCACTTACTTTTACTAGACCCATCGCTGAAATGAGGTGTGGCATACTTACCTTTTCTGAAAGATGGCAAAAGCTACTTGACATTCAACACACCGCTTATATTACAGAAGACTATTTACAAAATAAATTCCCAAAGCCACAGGCTGAAGAAAGTCTTTTTTTAGTTCCTAACTTTATCCCTACAGAAAATGTACTGAACCAAATTAAAGATCTTAAACTTGGTGAGGCTCTCGTTTACGAAGATAAACTAATAGCAGCAAGAGTAAATATGAAAGATTTTTCTCTAAAACAAATAGAGAAAATGACGGATATTACAGAACCTCTTACCTTTTTTAAAAGACCGTCTGATTTGTTTGCATTCAATGATAAAGCGATAGATTTTGATTTTGAACTCATCACCAAAGGAAGAACCTCTCAACCTCTTTCTGAAACCAATGGCTTTTTAGGTAACCCTGAGAACCTCTTTATAGAGGAAGGTGCGAGTGTAGAATACGCTACCATCAACTGCCAAAAAGGGAAAATATACATCGGAAAGAATACAGAAGTAATGGAAGGCTGTAACCTAAGAGGTCCTATTGCTTTATGTAACAATGCTATTTTTAACCTCGGTGCTAAAATCTACGGTGCTACTACTATCGGACCTTATTGTAAAATAGGCGGCGAGGTAAACAATATTATTTTCTTTGGATATTCTAATAAAGGACACGATGGTTTCTTAGGTAATTCCGTGGTGGGAGAATGGTGTAATTTTGGAGCGGATACCAACTCCTCTAACTTAAAAAACAACTACGCTACGGTAAAGCTTTGGAACTACCAGTCTAAGAAATTTGAAGATAGCGGACTACAATTCTGTGGACTGATTATGGGCGACCACTCAAAAACGGCTATCAATACCCAACTTAACACAGGGACTATTGTGGGCGTGGCTGCTAATATTTTTAAAAGTGGATTTCCGCCTAACTTGGTAGAAAACTTTAGCTGGGGCGGACAAAGAGGAGATGAAAAGTTTAATCTAAAAAAAGCCTACGAAGTTGCTGAAAAAGTAATGCAAAGACGAAATGTAACTTTCTCCGAAGACGACCAAAATATCCTTAAATGGATTTATGAAAATTACTAA
- a CDS encoding ribonuclease HII: MKLAKKWTKNYIEAGCDEAGRGCLCGPVVAAAVILDENFEQNLINDSKKLNFKTRNELDLYIKDYALDYAIAELPPSFIDEHNILNASIHAMHLALDKLTIRPELILVDGNRFKPYPFTPHECIIKGDSKVLSIAAASILAKNYRDHVMIKLHEEYPEYGWNKNFGYATKQHREALNKLGPTIHHRKSFRLDYN, translated from the coding sequence ATGAAATTAGCAAAAAAATGGACTAAAAATTATATAGAAGCGGGCTGCGATGAAGCTGGGAGAGGATGTCTATGTGGTCCTGTGGTTGCAGCAGCTGTTATTTTAGATGAAAATTTTGAGCAAAACCTCATCAATGACTCCAAAAAACTTAATTTTAAAACGAGAAACGAACTGGATTTATATATTAAAGATTATGCTTTAGATTATGCCATAGCAGAACTTCCGCCTAGTTTTATTGATGAACATAATATCCTAAACGCAAGCATACACGCGATGCACCTTGCCTTAGATAAACTAACCATTCGCCCAGAACTTATTTTAGTAGATGGCAATAGGTTTAAGCCCTATCCTTTCACGCCACACGAGTGTATTATAAAAGGAGATTCTAAGGTTTTATCTATTGCTGCAGCTTCTATTTTAGCCAAAAATTACAGAGACCATGTTATGATTAAACTCCATGAAGAGTACCCAGAATACGGCTGGAACAAAAACTTTGGCTATGCTACCAAACAACACCGAGAGGCGCTTAATAAGCTAGGACCTACCATACATCACCGAAAATCCTTCAGGTTAGACTATAATTAA
- the mtaB gene encoding tRNA (N(6)-L-threonylcarbamoyladenosine(37)-C(2))-methylthiotransferase MtaB, producing the protein MSANSKTAAYHTLGCKLNFAETSTIARQLSDAGYQKVNFDDRADVYVINTCSVTENADRECKIHVKRAMKANPEGLVVVVGCYAQLKPEEISKIEGVDLVLGAKEKFNILSYLEDLEKAHNEGIVHSCEIEEADFFIGSYSIGDRTRAFLKVQDGCDYKCTYCTIPLARGISRSDTIENVIKNAQEIATKDIKEIVLTGVNIGDYGKGEFGNKKHEHTFLDLITELDKVEGIERIRISSIEPNLLKNESIELVAQSKRFVPHFHIPLQSGSDELLKRMKRRYLTKLYRDRIDTIKSVMPNAAIGVDVIVGFPGETEERFLETYHFLNELPISYLHIFTYSERENTEAVAMNGVVPISERKKRNKMLRILSEKKKMAFYQSQLGKTLPILWEHENKDGMMFGFTENYVRVKKPFDQSSVNQIETLKLNRIEADGTVSVSSSFEQFLENT; encoded by the coding sequence ATGAGTGCTAATTCTAAAACAGCGGCTTACCATACTTTAGGCTGTAAACTTAATTTCGCTGAAACTTCCACCATCGCTAGACAACTGTCTGATGCGGGTTACCAGAAAGTAAACTTTGATGACAGAGCCGATGTCTATGTAATCAATACCTGCTCGGTAACAGAAAATGCCGACCGTGAATGCAAAATACATGTAAAAAGAGCTATGAAAGCCAACCCCGAAGGATTGGTGGTAGTTGTAGGTTGTTACGCTCAGCTAAAGCCCGAAGAAATTTCCAAAATAGAGGGCGTGGATTTGGTATTGGGAGCCAAAGAGAAGTTTAATATCTTAAGCTACTTAGAAGATTTAGAAAAAGCTCACAACGAGGGTATCGTTCACTCTTGCGAAATAGAAGAAGCCGATTTTTTCATTGGTTCTTATTCCATAGGAGACCGCACGAGAGCCTTTTTAAAGGTACAAGACGGCTGCGACTATAAGTGTACTTACTGCACCATACCTCTAGCACGAGGCATTTCTAGGTCTGACACTATAGAAAATGTGATTAAAAACGCTCAAGAAATCGCTACTAAAGACATTAAAGAAATTGTTTTAACAGGTGTAAATATTGGCGATTACGGCAAAGGGGAGTTCGGTAATAAGAAACACGAGCATACTTTTCTAGACCTCATCACAGAATTAGACAAAGTAGAAGGGATTGAACGCATTAGAATTTCGTCTATAGAACCTAACTTATTGAAAAATGAAAGTATAGAACTGGTTGCCCAAAGCAAAAGGTTTGTGCCTCATTTTCATATTCCGTTGCAGTCTGGTAGTGATGAGCTCCTCAAAAGAATGAAACGCCGCTACCTCACTAAGCTGTACAGAGATAGAATAGACACCATAAAATCTGTAATGCCTAACGCTGCTATCGGGGTAGATGTAATTGTGGGCTTCCCTGGAGAAACGGAAGAGCGTTTTTTAGAAACCTACCATTTCCTAAATGAGTTGCCTATCTCTTACCTTCACATCTTTACCTATTCTGAAAGGGAGAATACCGAAGCCGTAGCAATGAACGGCGTAGTACCTATCTCCGAAAGAAAAAAGAGGAACAAAATGCTTAGGATTCTGTCCGAGAAGAAAAAGATGGCTTTTTATCAGTCTCAACTTGGGAAAACATTGCCTATCCTTTGGGAACACGAAAATAAAGACGGTATGATGTTCGGATTTACGGAAAATTATGTAAGGGTAAAGAAACCTTTTGACCAAAGTTCCGTTAATCAAATAGAAACATTAAAACTCAACAGAATAGAAGCAGACGGTACAGTATCGGTCAGTTCTTCTTTTGAACAGTTTTTAGAGAATACCTAA
- a CDS encoding type B 50S ribosomal protein L31 → MKKGIHPENYRLVVFKDMSNDEMFLCKSTAETKDTIEYEGQEYPLIKMEISSTSHPFYTGKVKLVDTAGRVDKFMNKYKKFAKN, encoded by the coding sequence ATGAAAAAAGGAATCCACCCTGAAAACTATAGATTAGTTGTTTTCAAAGATATGAGTAACGATGAAATGTTTCTTTGCAAATCTACTGCAGAAACTAAGGACACTATCGAGTACGAAGGTCAAGAATATCCACTAATCAAAATGGAAATTTCTTCTACTTCTCACCCATTCTACACTGGTAAAGTAAAATTAGTAGATACTGCTGGTAGAGTAGATAAGTTTATGAACAAATACAAAAAATTCGCTAAAAACTAA
- the argS gene encoding arginine--tRNA ligase: MDIKEYIKESITQVVESVYGLQNITLEVQENKTDFEGDFTVVIFPLVKQLKKSPDALGQEIGEALINSSDFVEGFNVVKGFLNLKVKNKYFIESFKAEELNFGTVTPKHQTVMVEYSSPNTNKPLHLGHIRNILLGYSVAQILKEAGYDVIKTQIVNDRGIHICKSMLAWEKFGNGETPADSGLKGDKLVGNYYVKFDQEYKKEIQNLVENGLGEDEAKKQALIFVEAQKMLLDWEQENPQVRELWQKMNQWVYDGFGETYKRLGVDFDQIQYESNTYILGKDLIQEGLSKGVLYQKEDGSVWCDLSDEGLDQKLLLRSDGTSVYMTQDLGTAVERFKQNDIQKLIYTVGNEQDYHFQVLFKILKKLGYDWAEHLYHLSYGMVELPHGKMKSREGTVVDADDLMQEMYLTAKEKAQELGKLEHLPEEDKERSYEIVGQGALKYYMLKVDPKKKMLFNPEESIDFNGNTGPFIQYTYARIQSLLEKAGYEPQDLADDIEINAYEKELITHLGNFKTVVSKAAETLSPAQLANYIYDLVKSYNSFYQNNPILNQEDAAVKNLRLKLSALTAKTIKRGLELLGIGVVNRM, translated from the coding sequence ATGGATATTAAAGAGTATATAAAGGAAAGTATTACTCAAGTTGTAGAGTCTGTATATGGGCTTCAAAATATAACTTTGGAGGTACAAGAAAATAAAACAGATTTTGAAGGAGATTTTACGGTGGTAATATTTCCTTTAGTGAAGCAACTTAAGAAGAGTCCAGATGCATTGGGGCAAGAGATAGGAGAAGCTTTAATAAATTCTAGTGATTTTGTAGAAGGCTTTAATGTAGTTAAAGGTTTTCTTAATCTTAAAGTTAAAAATAAATACTTTATAGAAAGTTTTAAAGCAGAAGAACTAAACTTTGGAACAGTTACACCTAAGCACCAAACGGTAATGGTGGAATATTCTTCCCCTAATACTAATAAACCACTACATTTAGGGCATATTAGAAATATTCTTTTGGGTTATTCAGTCGCTCAAATACTGAAAGAGGCGGGATATGATGTCATCAAAACTCAAATTGTTAACGATAGAGGAATTCATATTTGTAAGTCTATGTTGGCGTGGGAAAAGTTTGGTAATGGAGAAACGCCTGCTGATTCTGGACTGAAGGGAGATAAGCTAGTAGGGAATTACTATGTTAAATTTGACCAAGAATACAAGAAAGAAATCCAAAATCTTGTAGAAAATGGCTTAGGAGAAGACGAAGCTAAAAAGCAAGCTCTAATTTTTGTGGAAGCACAAAAGATGCTTCTAGATTGGGAGCAAGAAAATCCTCAGGTGCGTGAGTTGTGGCAGAAGATGAACCAATGGGTTTACGATGGTTTCGGAGAAACTTATAAAAGATTAGGTGTTGATTTTGACCAAATCCAATACGAAAGTAATACCTATATATTAGGAAAAGATTTAATACAAGAGGGGCTTTCTAAAGGAGTATTGTATCAGAAAGAGGACGGCTCGGTGTGGTGTGATTTATCCGATGAAGGTTTAGACCAAAAATTACTATTGCGTAGTGATGGTACTTCCGTCTATATGACGCAGGATTTAGGGACAGCGGTGGAACGCTTTAAGCAAAACGATATACAAAAACTGATTTACACCGTAGGAAACGAGCAAGATTATCACTTCCAAGTGCTATTTAAAATCTTGAAAAAACTAGGATACGATTGGGCAGAGCATCTGTATCACCTTTCTTATGGTATGGTAGAGTTACCACACGGAAAGATGAAATCAAGAGAGGGAACGGTGGTAGATGCAGACGATTTGATGCAGGAAATGTACCTCACTGCCAAAGAAAAAGCTCAAGAATTAGGGAAGCTAGAACATTTGCCAGAAGAAGATAAGGAGCGTTCTTACGAAATTGTAGGGCAAGGAGCTCTTAAATATTATATGCTTAAAGTAGATCCTAAGAAGAAGATGTTGTTTAATCCAGAGGAGAGTATAGATTTTAATGGTAACACAGGACCATTTATCCAATACACCTATGCGAGAATCCAATCGTTGCTAGAAAAAGCAGGTTATGAACCACAGGATTTAGCAGATGATATAGAAATCAATGCTTATGAAAAGGAGCTTATAACACATTTGGGTAATTTTAAAACAGTAGTTTCTAAGGCGGCAGAGACGCTTAGTCCAGCACAATTGGCTAATTATATTTATGATTTAGTAAAGTCGTATAATTCTTTCTATCAGAATAATCCTATTCTTAATCAGGAAGACGCAGCGGTTAAAAACTTGCGTCTGAAACTTTCTGCTCTTACAGCAAAAACTATTAAGAGAGGTCTAGAATTACTAGGCATTGGTGTGGTAAACAGAATGTAA